GGCAAGGCTCGGAGGACTACCGAACACCAAAAAAAGGGCCGGCCATCTTGCGATGGTCGACCCTTTTGGTGGTGGAGGCGCGGAGAGTTGCACTCCGGTCCGAAGGTGAAGCGGCAACAGTATCTACGAGCGTATCCGGCGGTTCAGTTTCGCCGCCACGGACGCCCACCGGCGAGAGTCCGCGGCGACTAGCTCTCTTAGTTCCCTGTAGGGCCCCGAGCCCGGGTCTTACAAGTAGCCTGCTCTAATGGCGCCTCTGATCAACCACGCAGGCGAGGTCAATCAGGCGTAGCAGTCTTAGGCTGCTAGTGCGTAATCGTTGGCAGTTAAACGGTTCCCGCGGTTTTACGAGGCAACGGGACCTCGGCTCGCTGCTCTTGTCCCTTCTACCCCCGTCGAAACTAATTCGCCCCCAAGCTATTAGTCGTAGAATCGGACGATTTGTTTCACTGGTCCGCCAATCGGTGCCGCGGCCGCCCTCAGCGCTCCCGCTCGCGGCTCGACAGCTCGCGCTCGGTGTCCCGGCGGGCGTCGCGGGCGGCGATCTCGGCCCGCTTGTCGTAGGTCCGCTTGCCTTTGGCCAGGGCCAGCTCGACCTTGGCCCGCCCGCGCTTGAAGTACAGGCGGAGCGGGACGAGGGTCAGCCCCTTCTCCCTAACCTTGGACAGCAACCGTTTGATCTCGCTCCGGTGCATCAGGAGCTTGCGCGTCCGGAGCGGGTCGTGGTTGAAGCGGTTGCCCATCTCATACGGGCTTATGTGCACATTATACAGCAAAAGCTGGCCGTTTTCGACGCTGGCATAGCTGTCTCGAAGGTTGGCCCGACCCAGCCGGAGCGACTTGA
The genomic region above belongs to Bacillota bacterium and contains:
- the smpB gene encoding SsrA-binding protein SmpB; this translates as MAETGENGIKMIAENRKARHDYFVEETFEAGLALTGTEVKSLRLGRANLRDSYASVENGQLLLYNVHISPYEMGNRFNHDPLRTRKLLMHRSEIKRLLSKVREKGLTLVPLRLYFKRGRAKVELALAKGKRTYDKRAEIAARDARRDTERELSSRERER